From the Zonotrichia albicollis isolate bZonAlb1 chromosome Z, bZonAlb1.hap1, whole genome shotgun sequence genome, one window contains:
- the GNG10 gene encoding guanine nucleotide-binding protein G(I)/G(S)/G(O) subunit gamma-10, with protein sequence MSSGGSLSTMQRLVEQLKLEAAVERIKVSQAAAELQQYCMQNACKDALLVGVPAGSNPFREPRSCALL encoded by the exons ATGTCGTCGGGCGGCAGCCTGAGCACCATGCAGCGGCTGGTGGAGCAGCTGAAGCTGGAGGCGGCCGTGGAGCGGATCAAG gtctctcaggcagctgcagaaCTCCAGCAGTACTGTATGCAAAATGCCTGCAAAGATGCCTTGCTTGTTGGGGTTCCTGCAGGGAGCAATCCCTTTCGTGAACCCCGatcctgtgctctgctctga